The window acttcttgcttaaaataaagaagtgaatgAGAAGTGAGAATTAATAAGTTAATGAAGTGTTTTGAAAAGAAgtagaacctctgatagaaaagttagcattctcaacttctagTCCGTCAAACTACTCTTGCCGAAATCATTACTTTTCATTATCCCGTCCAATAGCAATGACGCTCCCTAGACCACTACCGTGTAGTTAGGTACTCAAACGAGCGGGGCCTTGAAGGTGAAGGAGAAGGAACCGTGGAGCTTGAtcccccctccccctctccgGAGAAAGGTTTCTAAAATTTGGCTAGTTTCCGCTATTAGCGGAATATTCTAATCCGCCCGGCATCATCCAATTAGAAGCCTTTACACAATTTTCTACTAATCTTGATAAAGCTACTCAATGATGAACGAAGGGGCTTTCAAGGAAGGCTATTCAATAGGTCAACCGGACGCTAGAGCCAATTTTCTACACGCAGATGGATTGATTGTAAGTTAAACAAAAGAGTTTCGCTCGATTGGCCTTTCCACGCTGACGAATGCCTCTTTTCTCTTTTCTGAAGTCTACAATAAACAGCTGCCCGAACCAAACCCATTTTTCAAGGCACCCATACTCTAGTGTTGCTCTTCCTAGCGCGTGTTGCTCTTCCTAGCGCGAAAGGTGCTTTACTAATATTCTAATATAAGACGTGCATGTTAGCACTTTGAAAGGGAGTTTGTGGCATTTGTGGGGGCCTGCCAACCCGGATTTCCCGTCTCCGAACTGCCATGTCTTGTCTTGAAAgagaaattcaaaatttaaaatccacatatatatctattttaCTTTCTTGCAATAAGAATGCTTGGTATAAATAACTCACTTCTCGGTCTCTGACCCCATCAGTCACTACGACGCCACTATTGTTGCTTTTAATGAGCCCCTTCGGGATTCCCTTGAAATGAAAGGTTTGAAAATCTTTATTATCTAAATCTTAGGAACAGGACCCTACCCTATTCTTGAACAGAGCTTCTATTTATTTAcataaacgggtcaagaaaagcagagtTCAGGAGCAATTCCTCTGGCTTGTGATAAATACACAGAAACATGGGCCTGTTTGTTtaccagaagcagcttctggttctcgcttctccttttcttgatccgtttgtgtTAAAAAGcaaaagcacttttaagaagctaagaatcctagcttctctctcacaacttctgcttcttttccaaacactttattcacttatttacttctcacttgtgctccactttttttaatttacgCAAGAAGTCAATTCTTTTAaacttgcccaaacggccccataatctACTATTCATAGCTTTTCGTTTCACGTACACTTTGTTTTTCTTTGGCATTTTAAATGCACGGTTTGATAGATAAAAGTTCACAAAGAACATCTTTTCAAACCCATCACCAAAGTGAGTAATTAATACCAATTCATGTTTATGCTTATATTTTATCATTACTAGCTTATGACCGTGCCAAGCACGAGAtttgataattttcattttcattttgacATTTTTgatacttttaatatattactGAAATAATATTTTCGCTTATAAATAAAGGATATGGATATGATGTTAGATGATAGCATATACATATGTAATATGTTGAACGTATCATAAACGGGAATTAAAATTGGATTAAACTATATGAATTACGAAAACATGTTGATAAGgaaatttataattacttaaaataatgcTCTCAATATCAATTCTCAAAAATTCTCTTATAAAAATTGTAATTCTGTTTTTATTATCATTATCTCGACCGTGATTTAAATGAGAATAATTATAAGCgagaacaataataaaaaattattatccattATTCCAAATACGTAAATGAACTATTttgcatatattttattttttcttttatctcaatattcaaatttttctgGTAGGAAAAATAGGCTTAACGCCTCTGAAACATGTTAAATCTAGGTTtgagaggggtgtattggattgggattttaaaacatttttttgcattcatgaaatccgagagtattcgattgggattgtttgaaatccattaaaatcttgaggtattcaattgggatttcaaattatgctacaaaatccggtggtattcaattgagattttaaattatgctttaaaatccgatggtattcaattgagattgtttaagatccattaaaatctgatggtattcaaatactgatggattttttttcatttcataaaatgatggattttgtggcattcttcagtgtattttaagttttttgaaatcccaccaaaatcaatgggattttgaagtattgtacctaaatcctatcaactctgcgacattttatgaAGAAtttgcaaaaaatcaaaatcccatacaatccattaaaatctacagactaaaaacaatccattaaaatctcaatcgaatacaccccgtagGAAATTCAGTAGCTGTTTAAAATAGCATTTTTAATCGTGTGATAAATTAGCACTTTAGCGCGAAGTGGTACGGTTGGAAAAAGATGGAACAAGCTTAAGATCTCTCACATGcacatttaaaattaattacatGTATGTTTCAAATCAAAAGAAATGTAAGCAGATTTCACAAACTACAGTACTACACACATCATTTGTATCCTTTTCTCGATCACAATAATTTACACCCATATATACAGAAATCAGACTTGGTAAATTTACGAAGATATATATGGAACCGGTATTGCTTTCACTGGAACTGCTTTTCTGAGGGTGATTCCCATTCGTTCACTCATGTCCATGTCTCCTGCTTTGATCCCATCCTCTAAAATccaatcaaatgcaagcaagaCAGAGCCCAAAGCCAAGGGGAGAAGCCGAGAGGCTAGTGGAATTGCTGGACACATTCTCCGCCCTGACCCAAACGGTAAAAACTCGAAATTTTGTCCTTTATAATCTACCTGCTGCATTTTGGGATCAAGGAACCTCTCGGGTTTGAATTCCAGAGGATCAATCCACGTATTCGGGTCACGTCCGATCGCCCATACGTTTACAAGCACTTGTGCTTCTTTTGCGATGTGATAGCCTAGCATGTTGCAAGAGTCCATGGCCTTGTGGGGAACAAGAAATGGGAGTGGAGGGTGGAGCCTCAGAGTCTCTTTGATTACTGCTTGTAGGTATGGAAGTTTTTCGAAATCTCTCTCAGTAGGATTCGTGTTAGGAGGATGGACAGTAAGAGCTCTCAGCTCTTTTTGGACCTTTTCTAGTATTGTTGGATTGTGAAGAAGCTCGGCCATTGCCCACTCCAACGTGCTTGTCGTCGTGTCGGTTCCAGCTGTGAACATTTCCTGGACGAAAAATTAATCGTTTTATGATTTTGTACCCAATTTCGTGCCTGAAGCACTTTCATGTATATATTAGTTGGTAAGAAACTTACAAACACAATAACATTGATTGTGGTTGGGGAGAATTTAAGAGGCCCTTCAACACCATCACCATTATAGTCCAAGAGAACATCCAAGAAGTCGTTTTTCTTTTCTACAAAAACCTCTTTATTTTCATTGAGCCGATCTTTCAAAAATCCTCCAGCAATTTCAAACGCTTGATTCACATGATACTGCGTTTTCCTCCTAATCCCCTGAGGATCAAGCCGTCTCAACACAGGGAAAAAATCAGCCACATTAGGCTTTCCCGCAAACTCCATCACTTTACCCGCGTGGTAGTAGAATTGCTCCCCTGTCTCCGATTTCGGGCCCAAAAGATCCTTCGAAAACAGAAAGTTCCCCACCAAGTTGAAAGTCATCAAGAAGAAAAACCTCCGAACATCCACAGCCTTCGTGCCCGCGCCTCCCGCCTCTTCAATAAACCGCACCATGTGGTCAATACATCTTCTGCGAACATGATGCATAGCGTCAAGGCTAGTGGACGAGAAGAACTCCTTGCTGCAGAGCCGTCTGAGCATGCGCCAGTGGGGGCCATATTGAGCCGTGATGAGGGAGCCTTCATTTCCGAAATCTCCTTTCATGGACTCGTATATTTTTCTCCCAGCCAGAACCACGTCGTGGTGCTTGAACATCTCACGAGCCGCCTCGTTTGATGAAATAACAACTGTGTTCATGGACCCGAGGCTTAGGGTCATCACGGGACCGTGTTTGCGAGCCAATTTGGCAAATGACTCGTGCGGTGCGAAACCGTAGCCCAATTGAAGGAGGTTTCCGACTAGGGGCCAGCGCCTCGGTCCCGGAGGTGACGCTTTCGCGGAAACGTGGTGGAGTTTGAGGACAGCAGCCCATAATGACCATAGTACCATTACCACTAATGCTAGAACTAGCAGCTCAACGTCCATATCCTGTATTTCTACATAAATATATTGtgatttatataatatacagagaGAACAAAAGCGATATTAGTAGCTAAACTTTAATCAGTGATGAAGCTCTATGATTCGTAAGAtcttctaaaatatatatactctttAGATTTTATTGGCCTTAAACATCAACTCATGACCTTGGTTGTTCGAATATcatatatcataaaatataGGAAGAAACCGACGCACACCACTTAGACTTGTAATATTCTAGAGTCCAAGCCAATCTAGAAAGAAGCACGGGAacataagaattttttttatcaaattgacCTGGAATTTTTAGGAATATATTGGTAATTTCCTCTAAAAATAATCCAGTTTTAATGGATCCTCCTATGTTCGGGACAGATTTAGTACGCTAATTTCCAGaaatatcaaacaaatttttaaaaattattgatatatatatattcaaaaattttggaagcatttttataattttataaaatttatgttgtTAGTAAAATGTCAAAAAAGGAGGACATATGACCGTGCTGCTTACTATATATTCGTCCTTAACTATACTTGTAACTTGTGGTATGCTATATCCATGCACCACCATTTACTATAATAAAATGTGCTACATCTTGTACACTTGCAATAATTGACTTTGGTTTTAACATATCACAAGCAATACTCCTTGCTAAATTTCATACTTGCACCGTTCCGGGGAGAGGGAGTAATAGCAGTAGTACTGTAACTGTATCACTGCATGCATAATTGTATATAGTCGACACAAAGAAAATGTAACTTGTTACGGTAACTCAGGTCAACAGTCAACTCATTTACCTGCAATCATATATCTAGTGCAAGCTCCCCGCTATCTGTTGTCTCTTGAAGCTTTTATTCTTCATTTTGAACATGCATAACCAAATAGAGAGATTTAATTAGTACATCACCTACCAATGAAAAACAAGCTTGTTCAAGGGACTCTGTATATTACCTTCAGGTGGTTGATGATTACAGTATTTTTCTTCAGACCGTATCCAGCTAATTAGTTGAGATTCTGTGTGATTAAGCTGTTTGTCTTACCAGGAGTGCCTTATGTCCAACCCATTCACTAATTATTTATAGGTGTGCTTAAACCTGATTGAGTAATTAATTAATGCATGTGATCCCAGTAATGACACGCTCtgcattatataatattataacttaattaaacacaatttggtatctttttctttgtttgtcGTAACTCTGATTAATAATGtgcctttttgtttttctttattaaattttatatggcAAAAGTTTATGAATTAGTACCTTCAAGTTTTATCTTGTTTGTCATATTGCGTTTATTATTGGCAAGTTGATAGACACATTTTGCAAGGAAACGCAGTATTAGTTTCCATTGATTAAATTCTTGtcctatattatataatcaaaaagtTCTTCTCATACCAGGTCGACTGCTATCCACTCCCCACAATTTCACTGGACTGAAACAATTCTGTAATGGATCAGAGGTTTTAGATATTTTTACTGCTGTTATCCATTCAATTTTTCTGTATAGCATCCCAGGATGGatagttgattataaataaatttttatcaaaaatattatattatgcaCCCGAATATATAATCTAGTTTTAAGATTCTAATATTTCATGCATCATGATGTCACAAATGTAATCACTAAAAcagttgtatattttataaggcccttgatttgatattttaatatttatttgtttcagTTTAGTCAGATTTTATAGATTGGgttgcttttttattttttttttaaacaagaaCGCAGTTTTTTCACCGAGAGATATCGAACATAAGAGTCTCCAACAAAGACCTGGGAGGAGATGTAAAAATATTGTAGCAacgtaaaaaataaaaatacttagTCATTTCATGAGTTATCTTATTTGCCGGCTTTCGAACAAAAGTAATAGAGATGCCTGAGAATGTTTTAAGATGTTGTCCACAATTCTCAATGACGTTACCAACTTCCAGTCGAATTGCTTCAGTTCTGTTGACGGGATGGACTGTGCGGAGAGGGTCTGTTTCTATCACCGTGCGTTGTTGAGGTCAAGAAAGAATCCATGACAGAGCTTCGACGACACCAATGGCTTCAGCCTCAAACACTGATACCTGGCCTGGCAAACACAACTTTTTCCCAgcaacaaaattataatatgattaagTTTTTATGTGAAATAATCAAATCATTCAAACATGTgattaaattgataaatatgaagGTCAGGGGCCACGGTTATTAACAAGGAAagtgcttggtgcacataattgtatacaaaaacatgtacataatgatatGTGGTGAGTTTTAATTGGAATAGGCCCCCGCATTTACATCAACaacccaattaaaacccaccaaatCACTTgtcacatcattatgtacaaaaattatgtacacaattatgtgcacttAGCACTACTCTATTAACAATTAGTGGCGGCATCAGATTTATAGTCATATATAGTCCGCTTGAATGACTcattttaattgattgtttaaattaaatattttgaccggttgtattaaaaaataattttaacaaaaattttgATGAATAACTTTCAAACTAATTTCTATATTCTAAACATACATATAATAATCAGGTAAATCTAAAAATTTgctaagttataatttagtcGTCCCCTAGCTTTTAATTTTGactaattaaattgattatattataattaaaatttatatataattaagataAAAATTTAACCATTGAGAAATACTCTAgattattttaaaacataatattctattttctaaaataatagttaaataaattttaatattttgtaaaaatttgattactatagtttgggacggagggaatataatTTATCAACTTTCATCAATTCAAAATTCTAATTTGATCTAAATCTTGTAATTTCTTTCTGTAAATTTCTAACTTCCCagaaaaattcatatataaattcgTGAGAGAAAATGCccgaaatattataattttagtaGATAGTTGCCCAATATATCACTTGATTTTCAGAGTATTCTATTTACCCATTAAAACACGCAAATAGAACATGCGTGTGTGAAGTTTGATCCCTATCTATTCTCACAGTTTAACCGCTCAAAATATTCGTGCAATCATGATTTACACACCTTTCATCAACATCACCTATATAAGTTTTCTCTATCTTTTCTTCGATTATTAACCCCAAATTTCACTCAAAAGCCCTTTTCAGTTTCttcaattatatttgttatcgaagtaaagatattataaattaaatgctTGAGTTTGAATAATATGGATAAAGAAGAGAatctatgtatgtatatacaaatagTGGATATAAAGCAAGAGAGACATATGGATTAGTTGCTGGCTACTGGGTTTGTACATCAGTCTTCATCATTTATATTTCGAAATTCGCATTTTCATTATGCAGTGTCTAGAAACTCGCATCTCAGGTATGCGTATTGCATATTTTCACTGGATATAGATGCTAAATACGCATTCTACTATGCGCATGTTTGaagaaaattttggacaaatatCATTAAGTACGTTGAATATATATATCCTTTTCCACGCATATTTCAAATGTGTATTTGTATGATTAGTTTGGACATAATTTCTGTCCGTGGTTATTTTGGGCACACTTCCACAAAAATATGTTATACTGGACTTTTACCCAATTGATGGATCAAGTAAATTAAGGTCAAACCAAAAGGTGCaaagtataaatattaaaaacgtTTCAAATGATGCCAAtagtaaaagaaaaaagaaaaaaacttttttatttttgtagtcAGTGTTTCTAAAAACAGAAATCAGACTTAAActataaaattaagaaataaaaaaataaattaaaattaatcagataactttttttattttgccaGAAAGTGAATTCGATTAATCATCGAATTAAACCGTCTTTTTTAGTACAGATTAATACTCCATCCGTTTCAAAATAAGTGTTGTTTTGGCTTTGTGCACGTAAGTTAAGATGCAGAAAAAACATGATTCtaaatattatcttttaattttttatcttaataaaaatataaatgttaaatcattattcagatttttttttttaaataatatatagaagtaatTTTATTTGCACCTCAGATtactaaaaagaaaataagtaaCAGTGCACGCTTGTTTGGTAAACGTCTTCCCAAACAGAACAGAACCCCTGGGTTTAAGACAGAACAGGAGTTGAAGTGAGTCTGAAAATGGGGAGACACAGAGCTGGTTACTTAGTATACACACTATACAGAAGTCTTAGCCACTGTTTGTCTCCACTCATACACCTTCATCTCCGCTTTCGTAGATTCCGAGGCATCGAGCACCCACTCCGATGGCGTGAGCGTCTTGGTCTTCCTTCTCTTCCTCGTCCTCCTGGTCCCCTCTTTTGGTTCCACGCTGTCTCTTTAGGTATCATTTTCTaacatcttttttatatttttcattgatGATTGGTCTGTTATTTTTACGttgttgtgaattgtgatgcTGATGTTATTATGTAATTGATGTATACCTAGGTGAAGGTCTGGCGGCATTGCCTGTGATCAAGCGTTGCGTGCAGCGGAGACCTGATGTTACGGTTTTGTTGACCACAACCACTCTATCTGCATTGTGAGCAACAATTATATTATCGTTTTTCGGTTTGAATTATTTGTGCAATCTGTTGGTGGTTTTCTATTTGGCCTTTAGTATGTGAGTGTCATTGTGATTTTATCtgtttatttttatctttttattagATTTGAATCTGTCCTATGACTTGGAAGTCTTGCATAtgatataatttgataattgtCCTTTCATTTgatattgttaaagaaaataaactcaCCATCAGAAGTGCTTTCTATTCATATATTATAAGGCAATCATCTGTTTTTTTGATTTGAGTTGTGGACCTGGTGGTCCTATTGTTTACTTAAGAGGATCCGTGAGGCCCTTTCTTGGATAATTTTAGAATTTGGTCCCAGAAATGAAGTAATCAAGAGAAGATGGAGATTAGAACTTTTCATTATAATTATTTGGTGACGGTGCCGCGGTGGGTCTACTTGCATTTCCTTGTGACTATGAATAATGTAGATGTTTAACATCTGTCATCTGCCAGAGAAATGCTCTAAGGCAATTGAATTAAGTCTGAATTTTGTTCACAATAGTTGCTCATCCTCATCCTTTTAATAACTTTTTAATGCATCTTTGCCTGCGAGCCTTGTATATTATTCTAGTGCACATGGTATATTTCATAGTAGTGTTATGGTGGAGGCCTCCCCATAGTGTTTTATAGTTGCAGCAGTGCTCGCATTTAATTAACAAAGactattcttcttcttcttcttttttttttttgtgatattCTGATTGTATACAATTCCGTGGGTTGTGTGTGATCTTTCAATAATTGTCTAGTTCATTTAAGTGGCATCTATTTTCTAAGAATTACATGTGATTATGTATATTCTGATAATTAAGTGCATAAATGTACAACTACCGTGCTTCAAggaaatttcaattaataattgttGATTAGTGGTCCTGTGCTTCTCATCAAGAAGATTTCATGAAGGTCCATTTTGGCTGAGTATATGGTCCCTGCTACAAGTAGGTCAAAGAAATTGACCTGTATATGgtatcatatattattaatgaatttaATTAGAGGAGGGAACATGAATAGGATGTAAAAATAGTTTTAAGAGCATTCTTGCATTGATTTCATTAGTTTACTATATAGCTGAGTATGTATCTACTTAGGATGGAATACAATCAGGTGATGGTGACTTTTGGATATGTCATCAATGTTATAAAACATTATAATACCTTGGTGCTACTTTAATTGTGGTCCTGCTTTGGGGGACAGGCGATGAAACCATTATCTAAGTGCCAAATCTTGGATACACCAGGGAGGGAAGACTATAGCAAGGTTGCTTGTGAGTTGTAAGTTACAGAATTGTGATTGGTGATTGTTACtatgaatttgaaaacaacgtCTCCTGTTGGTGTCCAATCCCCTGGAACATACAGGGAATAATGGAATGTACTGCAAAATATAagtgaatttcaaaaaattggtGGGTCCTCTATGGACAACAGGCAAATTAGATTAATTGTAAATATTGATTGAATTGATATGTGAGCAAAGGTATCAGGCTGCAATTGGCCCACTAAATGTATTCGTCCAAAAATTGTTAACAAAGTTATCAGTCCGaaagttataatatttctacAAGACTGGTTCTATGATTTTGCTGGTATAGAAAATGCATATTTCTGGGACAGTATGGTAACTCCATACTGTATGCCACTTTCCAGCGATAAAATGTATGCCGGAGTTAATCAAACGAGTTGGGACTAAAATTGTTGGAAGATGGAGTAAATAATACAAGGATGAACTCATTGGTATTTAGAGGCATATGTTTGTCTTCTGTATATAATTCTATAATCCGTTTTCTATAACATTTCAGATTCTAATACTGCATGTGCATTACTATCTTAAGACTTCCGTTTAAACTTAGACATGGCACAAATTGTAGCTAAATATACTGGCTAGGGAGAAGGAACCATGTGTGTAGTGCACTAAGTTATTAATCTGTATCCTTCACGTCTTACTTCTTTATTCTATTAAAATGACCCTTATTACGACAATACTTTGACTATTCACCATGGACACCACCTCCATCTGCTTTTAGGTCGTACTGACAGGAAAATCTAAAATGATCATTTATAATCACACTGATAAGCAGACCCCGGCCATGAAAGAAATCGGGTTGAATCTACCTTGTCGGTGTTATATAAGGCTAAAGGCGGACCGAGGCATAGGACCCTCCTAAGTCAGGTGTAAGTCTTTCTAGAGCCAAGACATGAGGCGCCTGCCTTCTCAAGCTATATGCACAGTTGCAGAAATTTTGATACATGCATATATCTGAGAAATTATATCATCAGTAAGTACCAAATCAGGTATACTAACAAGTTATTTGCAACCTAAATACAACTTAACAAAATGCAAAACTAGACATAAATCAATGTAAAGAAAAAGTGATATTTAATCATCTTTAACAAAAAGCACAAAGAGTTtacatatttaacaaaaatatatatttattttatttgtgttaaAAATTCTTTAGTTGCTCTTTAGTTATACTATTCTATTCTATTAATCATTTGTTTtgtgaatatataaaatatatatatgacgtGCTGTACCATTGATCTTGTAAAACTAATATTGTTTGAAACATTCAGCTTGGAGACGGGTAAGGCGAGGTTTGACTGCACTTGGAAAATATCGGTAGCAAGAACTCTGAACCAGGATAACTCATAACGAGGACCCTGAACCTATCTTTGGGGGCACGTATATGGCCCCCTAAGTGCAGAAAATTAATAAGCATTGGAGTACATAATGTATACTTTATTTGAGTAGTTTATTTGAGTAGTGGTCCTGTTGTTGAGAGGACTTGGAAGGCCCTTTCTTgggataatataaaaattttgttcCAAAAACTAAGTTATCAGGAAAGAGCGGAGTACTATAAATCATACTTACTATGGTATACTTTCTtatccatatatttttaat of the Daucus carota subsp. sativus chromosome 4, DH1 v3.0, whole genome shotgun sequence genome contains:
- the LOC108218169 gene encoding iridoid oxidase isoform X1, with translation MIAEIQDMDVELLVLALVVMVLWSLWAAVLKLHHVSAKASPPGPRRWPLVGNLLQLGYGFAPHESFAKLARKHGPVMTLSLGSMNTVVISSNEAAREMFKHHDVVLAGRKIYESMKGDFGNEGSLITAQYGPHWRMLRRLCSKEFFSSTSLDAMHHVRRRCIDHMVRFIEEAGGAGTKAVDVRRFFFLMTFNLVGNFLFSKDLLGPKSETGEQFYYHAGKVMEFAGKPNVADFFPVLRRLDPQGIRRKTQYHVNQAFEIAGGFLKDRLNENKEVFVEKKNDFLDVLLDYNGDGVEGPLKFSPTTINVIVFEMFTAGTDTTTSTLEWAMAELLHNPTILEKVQKELRALTVHPPNTNPTERDFEKLPYLQAVIKETLRLHPPLPFLVPHKAMDSCNMLGYHIAKEAQVLVNVWAIGRDPNTWIDPLEFKPERFLDPKMQQVDYKGQNFEFLPFGSGRRMCPAIPLASRLLPLALGSVLLAFDWILEDGIKAGDMDMSERMGITLRKAVPVKAIPVPYISS
- the LOC108218169 gene encoding iridoid oxidase isoform X2, with protein sequence MDVELLVLALVVMVLWSLWAAVLKLHHVSAKASPPGPRRWPLVGNLLQLGYGFAPHESFAKLARKHGPVMTLSLGSMNTVVISSNEAAREMFKHHDVVLAGRKIYESMKGDFGNEGSLITAQYGPHWRMLRRLCSKEFFSSTSLDAMHHVRRRCIDHMVRFIEEAGGAGTKAVDVRRFFFLMTFNLVGNFLFSKDLLGPKSETGEQFYYHAGKVMEFAGKPNVADFFPVLRRLDPQGIRRKTQYHVNQAFEIAGGFLKDRLNENKEVFVEKKNDFLDVLLDYNGDGVEGPLKFSPTTINVIVFEMFTAGTDTTTSTLEWAMAELLHNPTILEKVQKELRALTVHPPNTNPTERDFEKLPYLQAVIKETLRLHPPLPFLVPHKAMDSCNMLGYHIAKEAQVLVNVWAIGRDPNTWIDPLEFKPERFLDPKMQQVDYKGQNFEFLPFGSGRRMCPAIPLASRLLPLALGSVLLAFDWILEDGIKAGDMDMSERMGITLRKAVPVKAIPVPYISS